The following coding sequences lie in one Lepeophtheirus salmonis chromosome 11, UVic_Lsal_1.4, whole genome shotgun sequence genomic window:
- the LOC121125912 gene encoding toll-like receptor Tollo, with protein MIWLILCLLLEGVLGVCDLKEESVLHCHMRTLNASITEFPSAKSLTVQCSDVFLYESILRTNHFGYRPDLKELDIQFCKIRRIPALTFSGLSDLKTLSIQSMNSEWPAMTMDIARDAFTGLNSLNFIDLTFNNLWSLPPAAFCSLHHLKTLNISHNYLQDADLVGFASPTDGLGCNVPLLSLDLSYNSLSTLPPRVFASLTQLKSLLLNNNDLTEIQDQGLDNLLSLEILNLSHNRLVTLPPDSLPPSIKELHLQNNSITTLTPLNDLENLVLLNLSRNDLSEESQAIFSSLTNLLALDLSYNRFTYLSPSLLRGLETLQILDLRYNAITTLSNDVFSHTPQLKALLLSHNVIQSMGDALRSTSASLQSLSLDFNDLTSVESTDFHNLTQLQDLALNNNLLMSLPLGFFESLHELRTLDVGENQIESLQNHSKPFKHLKSLVALRLAGNGLKTLPEDVFHGLDNLQVLHLGNNQFSDLPQKIFNPLMQLRVLSLDNNQLKDINGLLTAQSELQWLNISSNHIQWFDYAFFPRSIEWLDAHENRIEDLGNYYDLSNGFSLKMLDVSQNKIGHIGVNSLVNSLEYIFFNDNNIKEIEPATFANKPRLKRVELLRNGLTQLQFSVLVVSPSSHSVETSPEFFLSQNPYHCDCEMEYLKNINSLSRNPNRPAVMDLDDIKCTSEQLFLSDSNSAPSPIPILDIPSNQFLCPYQAHCFALCMCCDFFACDCRMHCPEGCNCFHDPTWTANVIHCSRRGHLDVPPLIPMDATAIYLDGNNFTGFLESQAFIGRKRVSALYLNASQISAVNNQTFNGLSELEVLHMENNLIQKFEGFEFTNLTALKELFLQNNLLHFINILTFTSLPSLEILRLDGNLLVNFAVWNDLPSIGNSLMLAGNPWSCRCEFLKYFKEYISNDFVGDAKEIQCASSPSSGISLLKDNVTCSDALAVTYGGANHLGSNGIIPDGIDVIPISVTVIAICIVLAVSSVMVFVFRTPLRVWLHSKYGVRLQKGTGGGNEDKLYDAYVSYSVKDDEFVRQILAPPIEEDYKLCLQHRDIPGGAEVLPGMSQLCAKQILVVSKSYLETEWIRTKFSAPRDTKSWKPIVVLLEELSSLDLASTPEFNILLKTAVVLRWNEAGFWNKLRFYLPDSIKREGGNPPPGWLHYDCTIPSNNSSASTRSTIVGGSSPRTLNDASCSEMNNTRPRAGVISNPLEGVPLQRHHQPLWSGSSDKSDSVYSWMDHTYQTIGNGKSDQHPLTNKRHTHLQQQPKHSSKSQGGVYQSVIETAVPNGHYNPVGNLDVMLPDGRMVPATLVRNSKDGRVLPLVQVSSGSENDPPGTVTFPRTVVYKAPTSESNSSNTTSSSAGGSNKGGYLV; from the exons atGATTTGGTTAATTTTGTGCCTCCTTTTGGAGGGGGTCCTAGGGGTTTGTGACTTAAAGGAAGAATCAGTGCTTCATTGTCATATGAGGACATTGAATGCCTCTATAACGGAATTCCCTTCAGCCAAGTCCTTGACCGTCCAATGCTCCGACGTTTTCTTATATGAATCCATCCTTCGAACGAATCATTTTGGGTATCGGCCAGATCTAAAGGAATTAGACATTCAATTCTGCAAAATCAGGCGGATCCCTGCTCTTACATTCTCAGGACTCTCGGATTTGAAAACTCTGTCCATTCAGAGTATGAATTCTGAATGGCCTGCCATGACTATGGATATTGCTCGTGACGCCTTTACGGGTCTCAACTCCTTAAACTTCATAGATCTCACTTTTAATAATCTCTGGAGTTTACCTCCGGCTGCTTTTTGCTCCTTACATCATCTCAAGACGCTCAACATCTCTCATAATTATCTACAAGATGCTGATCTCGTTGGATTTGCCTCACCCACGGATGGTTTGGGATGTAATGTACCTCTTCTGAGTCTTGATCTCTCGTATAACTCCCTCTCCACTCTTCCACCAAGGGTATTTGCCTCTTTAACACAGCTCAAATccttattacttaataataatgaccTGACCGAAATCCAAGATCAAGGACTTGATAATCTACTCTCCCTTGAGATCCTTAATTTATCTCACAATCGACTCGTTACCCTTCCTCCAGACTCACTTCCTCCATCTATCAAGGAACTCCATcttcaaaataactcaattaCTACACTTACTCCACTCAATGACTTGGAAAACCTTGTTTTACTCAACCTATCTCGGAATGATTTGTCCGAGGAGAGTCAAGCCATTTTTTCCTCTCTTACAAATCTATTGGCATTGGATCTGTCCTACAATCGATTCACTTATCTGAGTCCCTCTCTTCTCAGAGGGCTTGAAACCCTTCAAATCCTAGATCTAAGATACAACGCCATAACAACTTTatcaaatgatgttttttcGCACACCCCTCAATTGAAGGCCCTTCTCCTCTCACACAATGTCATTCAGAGCATGGGGGATGCTCTGAGATCCACATCTGCAAGTCTTCAGTCGCTCTCTTTAGACTTTAACGATTTAACCTCCGTAGAGTCTACAGACTTTCATAACTTGACGCAACTCCAGGACCTGGCACTCAACAATAATCTTTTAATGTCCCTTCCTCTGGGATTCTTTGAGAGTTTGCATGAGTTGAGAACCTTGGATGTGGGTGAGAACCAAATTGAGTCCCTTCAAAACCATTCAAAGCCCTTTAAACATCTCAAGAGTCTGGTTGCTTTAAGATTGGCTGGGAATGGTCTTAAAACACTTCCAGAGGATGTATTCCATGGATTGGATAACCTACAAGTTCTACATCTGGGCAACAATCAGTTCAGTGAtcttccccaaaaaatattcaatccaCTCATGCAATTGCGGGTTTTGAGTTTGGACAACAATCAACTCAAAGACATTAATGGACTCCTAACGGCTCAAAGTGAGCTACAATGGCTCAACATATCCTCAAATCACATACAATGGTTTGACTATGCCTTTTTTCCACGAAGCATTGAGTGGTTGGACGCGCATGAGAACCGCATTGAAGATCTAGGTAATTACTATGATCTAAGTAACGGATTTTCCCTTAAAATGTTGGATGTGAGTCAAAACAAAATTGGACATATTGGAGTCAatagtcttgtgaatagtttGGAGTACATTTTCTTCAATGATAATAACATTAAAGAGATAGAGCCTGCCACGTTTGCGAACAAGCCCCGCTTGAAGCGAGTTGAATTACTTCGAAATGGATTGACTCAATTGCAGTTTTCTGTATTGGTCGTTTCACCCTCTTCACACTCAG TTGAAACATCCCCCGAGTTCTTTTTAAGTCAAAACCCCTACCACTGTGACTGTGAAATGGAGTATTTAAAGAATATCAACTCCCTTTCGCGCAATCCGAATCGTCCGGCTGTCATGGATCTGGATGATATCAAATGTACTTCTGAACAACTCTTTCTTTCCGACTCAAACTCCGCTCCCTCCCCTATCCCCATTCTGGACATCCCTTCGAATCAATTCCTTTGTCCTTATCAGGCACACTGTTTTGCACTCTGCATGTGCTGTGATTTTTTTGCTTGCGATTGCCGAATGCATTGTCCTGAGGGATGCAATTGCTTCCATGATCCAACGTGGACTGCTAATGTAATTCATTGTTCACGTCGTGGTCATTTGGATGTTCCTCCTCTCATTCCCATGGATGCAACAGCCATCTATTTGGATGGGAATAACTTTACTGGATTTTTGGAGAGTCAGGCATTCATTGGGAGGAAAAGGGTTTCGGCTCTGTATTTGAATGCAAGTCAAATCTCTGCCGTCAATAATCAAACCTTTAATGGACTCTCTGAGCTGGAGGTTCTTcatatggaaaataatttgattcagAAATTTGAGGGGTTTGAGTTTACAAATCTCACGGCACTCAAAGAAttgtttctacaaaataatttgcttcattttatcaatattctCACGTTTACTTCCTTGCCGTCTTTGGAGATTCTACGACTAGATGGGAATTTACTTGTTAATTTTGCAGTTTGGAATGATCTTCCGTCTATTGGGAATAGTCTCATGCTTGCGGGAAACCCATGGTCTTGCCGATGCGAGTTTCTCAAATACTTTAAAGAGTACATAAGTAATGATTTTGTGGGAGATGCGAAGGAAATCCAATGTGCTTCTTCTCCTTCCTCGGGTATATCCCTTCTGAAGGACAATGTGACTTGCTCTGATGCCTTGGCAGTGACTTATGGTGGAGCAAATCATCTGGGGTCTAATGGTATCATCCCTGATGGAATTGATGTTATACCCATCTCAGTCACCGTTATTGCCATTTGTATTGTTTTGGCCGTGAGTAGTGTGATGGTCTTTGTCTTTCGAACTCCTCTACGAGTATGGCTTCATTCTAAATATGGAGTACGACTTCAGAAGGGTACAGGAGGAGGTAATGAGGATAAACTCTATGATGCTTATGTAAGCTACTCTGTTAAAGACGATGAATTTGTACGACAAATCCTTGCACCTCCCATAGAGGAAGATTATAAGCTTTGTCTTCAACACAGGGATATCCCTGGAGGAGCAGAGGTCCTTCCAGGGATGTCCCAATTATGTGCCAAACAAATCTTGGTTGTTTCTAAGTCTTATCTGGAAACGGAGTGGATTCGTACTAAATTTTCTGCCCCACGTGATACAAAGAGCTGGAAGCCGATTGTTGTTTTACTCGAAGAGCTCTCATCTCTTGACTTGGCATCTACTCCAGAGTTTAACATCCTTCTCAAAACAGCCGTCGTCCTGCGATGGAACGAAGCGGGATTTTGGAATAAGCTCCGTTTCTATCTTCCGGACTCTATTAAAAGAGAGGGAGGGAATCCTCCTCCGGGTTGGCTCCACTACGATTGTACAATCCCTTCAAATAACTCCTCCGCTTCCACTCGCTCGACCATAGTCGGGGGTTCATCTCCAAGGACTCTAAACGACGCCTCGTGCTCAGAGATGAACAATACCCGTCCTAGAGCGGGAGTCATAAGTAATCCCCTAGAGGGAGTCCCTCTCCAACGTCATCATCAGCCCCTCTGGAGTGGTTCTTCCGATAAGTCAGACTCTGTGTATTCATGGATGGACCACACATACCAGACCATTGGGAATGGCAAGAGTGATCAACATCCCCTCACCAACAAGCGTCATACTCATTTGCAACAGCAGCCCAAACACTCCTCAAAGTCACAAGGGGGTGTATATCAGTCAGTAATAGAAACTGCCGTGCCTAATGGACACTATAACCCTGTAGGAAATTTAGATGTCATGCTTCCAGACGGTCGAATGGTTCCTGCTACACTAGTACGTAATTCCAAGGATGGAAGAGTCCTTCCGTTGGTTCAAGTGAGCTCAGGATCAGAGAATGATCCTCCTGGTACAGTCACATTTCCACGAACTGTTGTGTATAAAGCTCCAACCTCTGAGTCAAATAGTTCCAATACTACATCCTCCAGCGCTGGGGGAAGTAATAAGGGCGGTTATCTGGTCTAA